The following proteins come from a genomic window of Triticum aestivum cultivar Chinese Spring chromosome 6A, IWGSC CS RefSeq v2.1, whole genome shotgun sequence:
- the LOC123132655 gene encoding uncharacterized protein isoform X1 has product MSTTPEICQVVCSAAAAAQADEHYDPSKDPARKPRRSKDPAWKYSFWPDLQDKLTLQCVLCGKNITSGVLRMKKHLGGGYTEVKMCLKATDEIRKEMHLYMKTNSTKFKAMQLDGDEVEATDGDGGEEEVEASSRASNSTAASTKMKASFIVTAPVAAKRTSKSIADEVRKTPEEVVAERHRAGSKQLKIKHYGTKTKEQKDEVDGHVADFLYENCLPLNIINSRSWEILLESVGQYGSDYITPSYHDVRVPLLEKAKLKTDTLKAKHQKAWKEYGCTLMSDGWTDMSGRHLINFLANSPEGTFFLGTANVSSESVTAELVAKLLSEQIEAIGPELVIQVVSDNGSNYKAAGRLLMDKYPSLYWTPCAAHCLDLMLEDIGKIREFSDCIAKAKKTTRFIYAHGRILDQMRTLNGQRDLVRPGATRFATSFLTLASMWKQRQHLKALFVSTEWHANKLKLTPPGKMAENTVLSVTFWQSVENCMRASQPILVALRIVDGDDSPAMPEIWAAMDVAKTHIKDALSQRPGLQSQVLAIVDKRWDHQMEQKLHGAAMFLNPSKFFQMKETNKRLAARLRSMFNDVLWKMVPDDELQSKISKLADDYELTEGECFTKQMAIKDREKKSPLLWWNAYGGLAYDLQFFAKRIISLCCSSSGCERNWSAFSHIHTKGETVWSIRD; this is encoded by the exons ATGTCTACAACACCAGAGATATGTCAAGTAGTGTGTTCAGCAGCTGCTGCAGCTCAAGCCGATGAGCATTACGATCCATCGAAGGATCCTGCAAGGAAGCCGCGTAGGAGCAAGGATCCAGCATGGAAATATTCCTTTTGGCCTGATTTGCAGGACAAATTGACACTCCAGTGTGTTTTGTGTGGCAAAAACATCACTTCTGGAGTGCTAAGGATGAAGAAGCACCTTGGTGGGGGTTACACAGAGGTGAAAATGTGTCTAAAAGCAACCGATGAGATCAGGAAAGAGATGCATTTGTACATGAAGACCAACTCAACCAAGTTCAAAGCCATGCAACTTGATGGGGATGAAGTTGAAGCAACTgatggagatggaggagaggaggaggtagAAGCAAGTTCAAGGGCGTCGAATAGCACCGCAGCCTCCACGAAAATGAAGGCTTCTTTTATTGTGACGGCGCCGGTGGCGGCAAAGAGGACAAGCAAGTCAATTGCAGATGAGGTTAGGAAGACACCAGAGGAGGTGGTTGCTGAGAGGCATAGAGCAGGAAGCAAGCAGTTAAAAATCAAGCATTATGGAACAAAGACAAAAGAACAAAAAGATGAAGTAGATGGTCATGTAGCTGACTTTCTCTATGAGAATTGCCTTCCACTCAATATTATCAATTCGAGAAGTTGGGAGATCCTATTGGAGTCTGTAGGACAGTATGGTTCAGATTATATCACACCTTCTTACCATGATGTGAGGGTACCATTACTTGAGAAGGCAAAGCTCAAGACTGACACTTTGAAGGCCAAGCATCAAAAGGCATGGAAGGAGTATGGTTGCACTCTCATGTCGGACGGTTGGACGGACATGAGTGGGCGACACTTGATCAATTTTCTCGCCAATAGTCCTGAAGGTACATTCTTCTTAGGGACAGCCAATGTTTCTTCTGAGTCTGTTACTGCTGAATTGGTAGCAAAATTATTGAGTGAACAGATTGAGGCAATTGGACCTGAATTGGTAATCCAGGTCGTTAGCGACAATGGCTCCAACTACAAGGCAGCCGGGAGACTTCTAATGGATAAGTATCCATCTTTGTATTGGACACCTTGTGCTGCTCACTGTTTGGATCTTATGCTAGAGGACATTGGGAAGATAAGAGAGTTCAGTGATTGCATTGCTAAAGCAAAGAAAACAACCAGATTTATTTATGCCCATGGTAGGATTCTTGATCAAATGAGAACCTTGAATGGCCAGAGAGATCTTGTAAGGCCTGGAGCAACTCGTTTTGCAACCTCCTTCCTCACATTGGCCAGCATGTGGAAACAACGCCAACATTTGAAAGCACTATTTGTTAGCACAGAATGGCATGCAAACAAGTTGAAGCTCACCCCACCAGGGAAGATGGCTGAAAATACCGTGCTCTCTGTGACGTTTTGGCAATCGGTGGAGAACTGCATGAGAGCTTCACAACCCATTCTTGTTGCTTTGAGGATTGTTGATGGTGATGACAGTCCAGCAATGCCTGAAATTTGGGCAGCCATGGATGTTGCGAAGACACACATAAAGGATGCATTGTCACAAAGGCCAGGCCTACAAAGTCAAGTGCTAGCAATTGTTGACAAGAGGTGGGATCACCAGATGGAGCAAAAGCTACATGGGGCTGCAATGTTTTTGAACCCCAGCAAGTTCTTTCAAATGAAGGAGACTAACAAAAGACTAGCTGCACGGCTGCGTTCAATGTTCAATGATGTGCTATGGAAGATGGTGCCGGATGATGAACTACAATCCAAGATAAGTAAATTGGCTGATGATTATGAGCTCACGGAGGGTGAATGTTTCACCAAGCAAATGGCAATTAAAGACCGCGAGAAAAAGAGTCCTC TACTTTGGTGGAATGCATATGGTGGCCTTGCTTATGACCTCCAATTTTTTGCAAAACGGATCATTAGTCTATGTTGTTCATCGTCTGGCTGTGAGCGCAATTGGAGTGCATTTTCTCAT ATCCATACCAAAGGAGAAACCGTTTGGAGTATAAGAGATTGA
- the LOC123132655 gene encoding uncharacterized protein isoform X2 codes for MSTTPEICQVVCSAAAAAQADEHYDPSKDPARKPRRSKDPAWKYSFWPDLQDKLTLQCVLCGKNITSGVLRMKKHLGGGYTEVKMCLKATDEIRKEMHLYMKTNSTKFKAMQLDGDEVEATDGDGGEEEVEASSRASNSTAASTKMKASFIVTAPVAAKRTSKSIADEVRKTPEEVVAERHRAGSKQLKIKHYGTKTKEQKDEVDGHVADFLYENCLPLNIINSRSWEILLESVGQYGSDYITPSYHDVRVPLLEKAKLKTDTLKAKHQKAWKEYGCTLMSDGWTDMSGRHLINFLANSPEGTFFLGTANVSSESVTAELVAKLLSEQIEAIGPELVIQVVSDNGSNYKAAGRLLMDKYPSLYWTPCAAHCLDLMLEDIGKIREFSDCIAKAKKTTRFIYAHGRILDQMRTLNGQRDLVRPGATRFATSFLTLASMWKQRQHLKALFVSTEWHANKLKLTPPGKMAENTVLSVTFWQSVENCMRASQPILVALRIVDGDDSPAMPEIWAAMDVAKTHIKDALSQRPGLQSQVLAIVDKRWDHQMEQKLHGAAMFLNPSKFFQMKETNKRLAARLRSMFNDVLWKMVPDDELQSKISKLADDYELTEGECFTKQMAIKDREKKSPRKYL; via the coding sequence ATGTCTACAACACCAGAGATATGTCAAGTAGTGTGTTCAGCAGCTGCTGCAGCTCAAGCCGATGAGCATTACGATCCATCGAAGGATCCTGCAAGGAAGCCGCGTAGGAGCAAGGATCCAGCATGGAAATATTCCTTTTGGCCTGATTTGCAGGACAAATTGACACTCCAGTGTGTTTTGTGTGGCAAAAACATCACTTCTGGAGTGCTAAGGATGAAGAAGCACCTTGGTGGGGGTTACACAGAGGTGAAAATGTGTCTAAAAGCAACCGATGAGATCAGGAAAGAGATGCATTTGTACATGAAGACCAACTCAACCAAGTTCAAAGCCATGCAACTTGATGGGGATGAAGTTGAAGCAACTgatggagatggaggagaggaggaggtagAAGCAAGTTCAAGGGCGTCGAATAGCACCGCAGCCTCCACGAAAATGAAGGCTTCTTTTATTGTGACGGCGCCGGTGGCGGCAAAGAGGACAAGCAAGTCAATTGCAGATGAGGTTAGGAAGACACCAGAGGAGGTGGTTGCTGAGAGGCATAGAGCAGGAAGCAAGCAGTTAAAAATCAAGCATTATGGAACAAAGACAAAAGAACAAAAAGATGAAGTAGATGGTCATGTAGCTGACTTTCTCTATGAGAATTGCCTTCCACTCAATATTATCAATTCGAGAAGTTGGGAGATCCTATTGGAGTCTGTAGGACAGTATGGTTCAGATTATATCACACCTTCTTACCATGATGTGAGGGTACCATTACTTGAGAAGGCAAAGCTCAAGACTGACACTTTGAAGGCCAAGCATCAAAAGGCATGGAAGGAGTATGGTTGCACTCTCATGTCGGACGGTTGGACGGACATGAGTGGGCGACACTTGATCAATTTTCTCGCCAATAGTCCTGAAGGTACATTCTTCTTAGGGACAGCCAATGTTTCTTCTGAGTCTGTTACTGCTGAATTGGTAGCAAAATTATTGAGTGAACAGATTGAGGCAATTGGACCTGAATTGGTAATCCAGGTCGTTAGCGACAATGGCTCCAACTACAAGGCAGCCGGGAGACTTCTAATGGATAAGTATCCATCTTTGTATTGGACACCTTGTGCTGCTCACTGTTTGGATCTTATGCTAGAGGACATTGGGAAGATAAGAGAGTTCAGTGATTGCATTGCTAAAGCAAAGAAAACAACCAGATTTATTTATGCCCATGGTAGGATTCTTGATCAAATGAGAACCTTGAATGGCCAGAGAGATCTTGTAAGGCCTGGAGCAACTCGTTTTGCAACCTCCTTCCTCACATTGGCCAGCATGTGGAAACAACGCCAACATTTGAAAGCACTATTTGTTAGCACAGAATGGCATGCAAACAAGTTGAAGCTCACCCCACCAGGGAAGATGGCTGAAAATACCGTGCTCTCTGTGACGTTTTGGCAATCGGTGGAGAACTGCATGAGAGCTTCACAACCCATTCTTGTTGCTTTGAGGATTGTTGATGGTGATGACAGTCCAGCAATGCCTGAAATTTGGGCAGCCATGGATGTTGCGAAGACACACATAAAGGATGCATTGTCACAAAGGCCAGGCCTACAAAGTCAAGTGCTAGCAATTGTTGACAAGAGGTGGGATCACCAGATGGAGCAAAAGCTACATGGGGCTGCAATGTTTTTGAACCCCAGCAAGTTCTTTCAAATGAAGGAGACTAACAAAAGACTAGCTGCACGGCTGCGTTCAATGTTCAATGATGTGCTATGGAAGATGGTGCCGGATGATGAACTACAATCCAAGATAAGTAAATTGGCTGATGATTATGAGCTCACGGAGGGTGAATGTTTCACCAAGCAAATGGCAATTAAAGACCGCGAGAAAAAGAGTCCTCGTAAGTATCTATGA